The DNA window GGTAGCCCGTAAGCGACAAATACATAATCAGCATCCTCAATGTCTCCATCTTCCCATCTTTGCTCGTTTGCTTTGATTAAATCGTGCTTTTCATTCAAGAGCACCGCTTCTTTCATTGAATCCCTGTCGAATATGCCAACTTTCTTGTATGAGTATTTTCCGTCGAAGCCCCATGGCTGTCTTTTGACTTCCTTGAACTCAGGAAGCTCGCAAGGCTCCATCATTTGTCCTAGAGCGCCTTCTGTCATAAGTGTAGCCACTGTTCTGTATTTTTCTGCAAGGTCAAATGCAAGTCCAGTAAGATCGACTGCCTCTTGTATGCTTTCAGGACAAAGAACTATGGTTCTGTAGTCGCCGTTTCCGCCACCCCTCGTTTCTCTAAGATAGTCGCACTGGGCAGTGTGAAGAGTTCCTATTCCATTTCCATATCTTACAACATTTATCACAACAGCTGCCAATTCTTCATCGTAAAGCTGAGTAATACCTTCCTGCTTAAGGCTCATTCCCGGACCAGATGATGCTGTAAAGCTTCTAACACCGCATGCTGCCCCGCCTACTACCATGTTTATTCCAGCAAGCTCACTTTCGGCCTGCACAAAAGTACCGCCAATTTCCGGCATGCGCCACGAAAGATATTCCATTATCTCGGTCGATGGAGTTATCGGATATCCCGCATATAGTCTCGCGCCAGCCCTTACTGCGGCTTCAGCTATAGCTTCGTTGCCTTTAATCATGTCACCCATGTTATAATGCCTCCTTAATTGTTATTACTATCCTAGAATTTCATATACGCCGTCAGGACACATAGTATAGCATATGCCGCAGCCTATGCATTTTTCATGATCCACAACTACAGTTTGATAACCAAACTCGTTTATTTCCTCAGAAAATGTTATGGCTTTTTTAGGGCAGTTTGCCGCGCAAAGCTCGCACTGCTTGCATCTTATTGCATCAACCTTTACCTTCATTACGATATTCCCTCCATTTCTATACAGTATGTTTGATCAAACATGAACCTGATGTAGAGTTGTAAGAACTTAATTGTTTTGTTCTGTTCTTCGGAACATTGTTCTATTTTTTATTTAAGACAATTCTACACCCGTTTTTATTCGTCGTCAACATCTTTTCTGAAACTTTTTGAAAATTATTATAATATTCACATTGTCGAATCTATTAATAACATACAGCAATTGAATGCTTGCTTTGTATAATTACGTAAAACGTCAAAACACAGAATAATTCAATCCGCAACTGCCTATAAATGCTATATGTCACGGAAATTGCCTGAGCATTCAAAAAAAAGATTGAACCATCGAAAATGTGGATAAAATTATATTGTAAGTTTAATTTGATAACAGCAAGTACAATCACGCAAACTTGTCAATTGATTTTCACAAAGAACTCTAAGGGGTGCATAAAATTGAAATACAACTGCATTAGGTGCCAGCTAAACGAAGACATAAGAAAGATGGAAGTGAAGCTCGACCACCTGATATTTGAAAGAAAAGGGGATCTGATGGATCCGGAAATAGTTCAGCTTAGCGGGGATATAGAAAGGTATACTGCAGAATGTACAAACTGCAAGACAAGAAGGGATTCGATAGCAAATTCAAGCGGAAATAGCATTTTCGGATGTCATATATCGTTTTACTATTATGGTCTGTCACACCTTATTATGAACATGTGCAGTTATATAGCAAGCGGCGTCAGAAAAAATGAACTCGTTTTTCTTTCTATGGAGACGGAGGTTTTCGACAAACTCATGGCACTTCTGCAGCGTTTGAACATCCCAAGTGAGAGCATTTATTTATACCCGGTAGAGGAAATGATAATGCTAAACAAGGAGCGCGGCATATCGGTTCTTAAAAACAAGGTAGACGAATTCGTGAATGATGCCAAAAACAGGGGGTTTAGCGGTATACGATGGATTGGTCAGCCATCGTACGCCATGAAAAGAACTTCAAAATCTGATTTTCTTGAGTTTGAGCTTGCCCTTACCGAAATGGTTGCAGACAAGGAGATATCGATACTTTGCATTTACGATTCATACGACTATGTTACAACCAGAAAATATATCGATGAAGATGTAATGCGTGAGTCAGTTAATACTCACACTCATATTCTGGGAAACATGGATATTGATTAATATTAATTAAATATGAAATAAAAACCGTTTACAGACATAGAAATATGTTCGTAAACGGTTTTTTATTGGATTTTTCCGATATGAATTATCTCGCCCTCAAGTACTGCTCCGGCCAGTATTCAAGCTCATCGCCCAATTCCTTGGAGGCCTGAAGCGGCCAGTACGGATTCCTGAGCAGCTCCCTGCCAAAAAACACCATGTCAGCCCTTTCGTTTCTGATTATTTCATCCGCCATGGATGGTTTGCTTATTAGACCTCCTGAAATCACAGGCAGACCCGTAAGCCGCTTTATAGTCTCGGCAAATCTTGTCTGGTAACCTTCGTATGCAGGCACAGGCGCGCTAACAAGCCCTCCTGAGCTCACATTGACTATGTCTATGCCTTCGCCCTTTACAAGGTTTATAATGTCAGCCACATCATGTGGTCGGTTTCCAGCTTCGCAATACTCCTCTGCCGATACACGCAGGCACACGGGCTTATCATCCGGCCAAGACAGCTTTGCCCTTTTTACTATCTCCCTTAGGAAAGCCGCCCTATTTTCGACGCTCCCGCCATATTCGTCTGTTCTCTCGTTTGTGACAGGCGAGAGAAATTGGTTTATCAGGTAGCCGTGTGCGCCGTGTATTTCTATTATGTCAAAACCCACAGCCAAAGCTCTTTCAGCAGCCTGCCTGAATGCTTCGAAAACCTCCTCGATATCATCCAGTTCCATTTTCCTTGGTCTTTTGTATGTCAGGCTGTGCGAATCGAATTTTATGGGGGAGGGCGCTATTATGTCCTCGCCTTTCGCTTCGCACTTTCTGCCTGCGTGCGCCAGCTGTATGCCTATTTTGGATCCGTTCCGTTTGACCCTTCGTACTATCTCGCTTAATCCCTCAATTTGGGAATCATCCCAAATGCCAAGGTCCTCGCCGGTTATCCTGCCCCTGCTTTCCACGGCCGTGGCTTCGACCATAACAAGGCCCACACCGCCTATTGCCCTTGTCTCATAGTGCGTAAAGTGCCACTCGTTCGCATAACCATTTTCATTCGAGCTGTACATGCACATAGGCGCCATCATTATTCTGTTTCTTATGTGAAGATTTTTAATTGTTATGGGTGAAAAAATCCTGTTCATAAGCCACCTCCATATCATTATCCGAATTGCACTCAATATTTTTTCCCATCTGAACAACTCAAATATAATATCCATTATAGTATTCCCTTTTTTATTTTACCCAATACAATATATATCCAACACGTCTGCTAATACTTGATACATTCATCTAAGCGCTATTAGGGCATATATGCATCTCAACAAGCTCTGTTTTCAAAATCAAAACCCCGCCTGCGGGAGTGTTCTGCTGCCGCAAACGGGGTCAATATGCGTTTTATTAAAATATGCGCTTGGGAATTGTTTTGCAGAGAAGTTAAAACATCTTGATTTAGGCTTCCTCGCTGACAGCTACCTGCTCGGCAACTTTCGATGCGCCCACAGTTTTTACATCTTTTATTATCATTAGCACCAGCAGGAATATGCCTACATATCCGTTTATTACATAGATAATGTTAACCAGCCTGTCAAAGGGCACCTTGAGTCCTACAAAAGCTCCTATTATGGCAAGCACTATTGCCGCAGTCTTGAATTTGCTGCTCTTTTCATCAGCTATCCTTGCTGTAACAGTCCATAAGAGTGGCACTGATGTAGTATAAATTCCCGCTACAACTGTCACAGAGAATATAAGCGCTACAACAGGATGTATGTTGCCGGCTAGTATAAGAGATGGTATTTTGGATCCCGCCACCTGCTCAACGTTCGCCATAAGCCCAAGGGCTACCACTATTACAGCCGCCGAGAATCCGATTGCTCCGAATATTGCGCCCATTGTTGCTTCCTTCTTGCTGCTTGCGCCTGCGCCCATAGCCGACATAAAGGTCGCCAGCCATAGCATACAGAAACCAACGTATGAACCTGCTGCAAACAGCCAGTTGCTAGAAGCCTTGAGCAGATTGAGCTTAGGAATCACCTCGTTTGCTGTAGCAAGGCCCTCAGGATTTTTGAATATCGAAATAATTCCCAGGGTTATTGCCATCACTGCAATTGTAGGTCCTATCTTGCCTATTACATCTACTATTTTGCCAAGTCCGAATACAACGGTGCTCACAGCAAGTATAGCCATTCCTATTCCGCCCACCGCTACCGGAAGTCCGTATTGCTGCTGCACCGTTGCACCCGCGCCGCCAATCATTACGATAAAAGACATGTATATGAATAGCGTAGAGAAATAGTCATAAAATGTTCCGATTGTCTTTCCGCAATAATATGGATATATGTCGCTTCTTTTTTCAAACTTGTTGTTATAGCCAGCCATTATGAAACTAATGCCTACATACAGGAACAAGAGAAAAACTACTACAGAGCCCAGCACACCCATGTATCCATATGCTGTAAAGTACTGCATAATTTCCTGTCCTGTTGCAAATCCCGAGCCTATTAGAAATGCTATAAAGGCTCCGGCATACGTGGCCACCTGTTTGACATTGACTTTTGATGCATCCATAAATATCCTCTCCCTCCTTGGTGTGAGTCAAGGCATTAATTTTTACTTGCAGCAAATATGCAGCAGTTTCTGTATGTTATATTAAATGGCGGCTAGAGATGGCTTTGCAAGTCGTCTCTAGCCGCATGTCAGGCGTTAGCCTTCAAATACCGTCTGCTCGTCCACTTCTGTCTGCAGCGCCTTGAGTCCTCTCATCACAAGCTCTCTTCTTAGCTTCTTGTCGCCTTTGGCATCAAGCGCCGGATCTCCGAGAGGGTGAGGTATTCCTATTGCAGGCACTATTCTGTTGGCGCCTATTGTGAGTGATATAGGCACTACTGTGGCAAGGTGTACTACAGGTATTCCTGCTCTTTCAATTTCTTTTACCATCGTTGCTCCGCAACGAGTACAAGTGCCTCAGGTAGATGTCAGGATAACTGCTCCTACTCCGTCTTCAATAAGCTTTTTAGAAAAACTCTCGCCAAAGCCCTTTGCGTTGCCTACAGACGTTCCTGTTCCTGTAGTAGATACAAAATAATTGGCTAGCTCGCCTATTACACCTTCCCTTTCAAGGTCTCTCATTACGTCAAGAGGCACTACAAGGTTAGGATCTTTGACAACAAAGGCTCTGTCGTAGCCGCCGTGTATAGATGTGAAGTCGTCAGCTGACATTGAGTCCATTCCGGTGATGTCATATATTCCATATCTTGTTGCACTTGAAGATTCTATTCTGTCAGGGTTGTCATGAGGAACTATGCCGCCAGAAGTGACAATGGCAACCTTGACCTTTGACATGTCCTTAACGGCAGGGTTTGGTGGAACTCTGTCGAACACAGGCATTGGATACTCGGTCTCGAATTTTTCGCCGTTTAATTTATTCACAAGCATATCGATTGCTCTTTCTGAGCCTCTCTTTTCGTGGAAGAAGTTAGTCCTTATGCCCATCATGTGGTAGCCTTCCACCTCAGGAGGTCCAACAAGTTCGCCCTTTGCCTTTTTCATGACAAGCTTTGCAAGCTTAGGCATAGAGTTTCTAAGGTCTGCAGCCGAGTTGCCAGTTTCAATTATTTGAATGTCCTTCCTGTACATGTCAACACCTGGATTTTCAACATACATCCCAGTTACAGATGGTATGCCAAGATCCTCCTCTACAGCCTTTGCTATAGAGCCGCACGCCACGCCGTATCTTCCGGCGTTGAATGCTGGGCCGGCTACGAATGCGTCAGGCTGTGCGTCCTTTATCATCTCCAGGATTTCTTTTCTGGCGCTGTCCATGTTCTCCCCGTAGTAAGAGTCTCCGCATATAACTGTCGCTACAACCTCTGCTTCATCTCCAAGAGCTGCGGCTAGAGCCATACCTGGTCCTACTGCGCCTTCCCTCATTTCCGGAGGTATGTTGGCCTTCTCCTCTCCGCCGACTCCGGCAAAGAAGTTGTTTATATAGTGAACTACCTTTAGCTTTTTCATATCATGTCCTCCCCTATATCTTAATAGAATCTGGCTGTAAGCTTGTTGTAGCCGTTTGCTATTGTAGAAGCTATTATTATCTGCAGCTCTGCGTCAAAGCTTCCGTCCTCATTGATGCAGCCCTTGTAGCCGCCTATCATAGTCTCTACATAGTCGAGCATTCCTATAACCTTGTCCATAGCCGGGAAGTGCTCTATGAGGTTGCCTTGTCCGCATGATGCAACAGCATCGGCCTCTGGAGTTGCGTCTGCTACCGACTGGGATTTTCCGTCTCTTCCAGGGAACTCGTCAGTTATAAGCACAACCTTCGCTCCCGCCTGAGTACACTTCTTACAGTTCATCATAAGGTCAGTGTCAGGGTTGCCGTAGCCTTCTTCCGTTATTAGCACTCCGTCTATTCCAAGGAACTCGACTAGCTTTCCTACCATGTCTGAGCATCTTTCCTTGTCAGCCAGATACACGTT is part of the Peptoclostridium acidaminophilum DSM 3953 genome and encodes:
- a CDS encoding 2-ketoisovalerate ferredoxin oxidoreductase, translating into MGDMIKGNEAIAEAAVRAGARLYAGYPITPSTEIMEYLSWRMPEIGGTFVQAESELAGINMVVGGAACGVRSFTASSGPGMSLKQEGITQLYDEELAAVVINVVRYGNGIGTLHTAQCDYLRETRGGGNGDYRTIVLCPESIQEAVDLTGLAFDLAEKYRTVATLMTEGALGQMMEPCELPEFKEVKRQPWGFDGKYSYKKVGIFDRDSMKEAVLLNEKHDLIKANEQRWEDGDIEDADYVFVAYGLPGRSTKGAVEQLKAQGHKVGFIRPIIAWPFPENAFAKVNPNVKGFITVEANATGQLVDDVALTVKKSMKSDIPVYCLPYVYGIPAMKAIQEDFVKIAAGEIKEVY
- a CDS encoding 4Fe-4S dicluster domain-containing protein gives rise to the protein MKVKVDAIRCKQCELCAANCPKKAITFSEEINEFGYQTVVVDHEKCIGCGICYTMCPDGVYEILG
- a CDS encoding MEDS domain-containing protein, with translation MKYNCIRCQLNEDIRKMEVKLDHLIFERKGDLMDPEIVQLSGDIERYTAECTNCKTRRDSIANSSGNSIFGCHISFYYYGLSHLIMNMCSYIASGVRKNELVFLSMETEVFDKLMALLQRLNIPSESIYLYPVEEMIMLNKERGISVLKNKVDEFVNDAKNRGFSGIRWIGQPSYAMKRTSKSDFLEFELALTEMVADKEISILCIYDSYDYVTTRKYIDEDVMRESVNTHTHILGNMDID
- the namA gene encoding NADPH dehydrogenase NamA, yielding MNRIFSPITIKNLHIRNRIMMAPMCMYSSNENGYANEWHFTHYETRAIGGVGLVMVEATAVESRGRITGEDLGIWDDSQIEGLSEIVRRVKRNGSKIGIQLAHAGRKCEAKGEDIIAPSPIKFDSHSLTYKRPRKMELDDIEEVFEAFRQAAERALAVGFDIIEIHGAHGYLINQFLSPVTNERTDEYGGSVENRAAFLREIVKRAKLSWPDDKPVCLRVSAEEYCEAGNRPHDVADIINLVKGEGIDIVNVSSGGLVSAPVPAYEGYQTRFAETIKRLTGLPVISGGLISKPSMADEIIRNERADMVFFGRELLRNPYWPLQASKELGDELEYWPEQYLRAR
- a CDS encoding YkvI family membrane protein, with the protein product MDASKVNVKQVATYAGAFIAFLIGSGFATGQEIMQYFTAYGYMGVLGSVVVFLLFLYVGISFIMAGYNNKFEKRSDIYPYYCGKTIGTFYDYFSTLFIYMSFIVMIGGAGATVQQQYGLPVAVGGIGMAILAVSTVVFGLGKIVDVIGKIGPTIAVMAITLGIISIFKNPEGLATANEVIPKLNLLKASSNWLFAAGSYVGFCMLWLATFMSAMGAGASSKKEATMGAIFGAIGFSAAVIVVALGLMANVEQVAGSKIPSLILAGNIHPVVALIFSVTVVAGIYTTSVPLLWTVTARIADEKSSKFKTAAIVLAIIGAFVGLKVPFDRLVNIIYVINGYVGIFLLVLMIIKDVKTVGASKVAEQVAVSEEA
- the grdF gene encoding sarcosine reductase complex component B subunit beta; this encodes MKKLKVVHYINNFFAGVGGEEKANIPPEMREGAVGPGMALAAALGDEAEVVATVICGDSYYGENMDSARKEILEMIKDAQPDAFVAGPAFNAGRYGVACGSIAKAVEEDLGIPSVTGMYVENPGVDMYRKDIQIIETGNSAADLRNSMPKLAKLVMKKAKGELVGPPEVEGYHMMGIRTNFFHEKRGSERAIDMLVNKLNGEKFETEYPMPVFDRVPPNPAVKDMSKVKVAIVTSGGIVPHDNPDRIESSSATRYGIYDITGMDSMSADDFTSIHGGYDRAFVVKDPNLVVPLDVMRDLEREGVIGELANYFVSTTGTGTSVGNAKGFGESFSKKLIEDGVGAVILTSTUGTCTRCGATMVKEIERAGIPVVHLATVVPISLTIGANRIVPAIGIPHPLGDPALDAKGDKKLRRELVMRGLKALQTEVDEQTVFEG